A genomic window from Serratia liquefaciens includes:
- a CDS encoding cellulase family glycosylhydrolase, giving the protein MPIISSCYKSRLRERKIKFFRLGALSILAFSTSSMAFEVGVHTHFRWYPNDPDKYLELVKRYGFTSYRADFPWSGLEQQKGQYVVTGNMQKADQAFNDGQTKFGLNGLLVLAYGNKLYDPSGYPTTPEAINAFANYAYWTASKYKGKIKYYEIWNEWTNSTAIKPKPPKPPAPEVFVALVKATAAAVKKADPDAIIMTGSANPTGTRDPSWVDKIVKLGVLNYVDGLSIHPYSYGNDSYAVRAPEGNLSVVDQFEAKLAKAAGRSVPIYITEIGVPTYEGKGGLSKDLAAQYIVKYTFLAKSRPYIKGVWWYDLLDDGDNPKINEHRFGLLTRDGQPKPSMLAFSKVADIARSYTVEKYQTLPGGKISIALKGNNQHAMLFWQEKPIAQPSNGISSTLRSFINSNTAPQQQKAMPLKEVQGNSATPDGDVPVMMRSTSPINSPW; this is encoded by the coding sequence ATGCCAATTATTTCAAGCTGTTATAAATCGAGGCTCAGGGAGCGAAAAATAAAATTTTTTCGCCTTGGCGCTTTATCAATATTGGCTTTTAGCACTAGTTCGATGGCGTTTGAAGTGGGTGTTCATACGCATTTTCGCTGGTATCCTAACGATCCAGACAAGTATCTGGAGTTGGTTAAACGTTATGGTTTTACGTCATATCGTGCTGACTTCCCGTGGAGTGGGCTTGAGCAACAAAAAGGTCAGTATGTAGTAACCGGGAATATGCAAAAGGCCGACCAGGCCTTTAATGATGGCCAGACAAAGTTTGGGCTTAACGGTTTGTTGGTTTTGGCATATGGCAATAAGTTGTATGATCCTTCAGGTTATCCAACCACACCTGAAGCTATCAATGCTTTTGCTAACTATGCGTATTGGACTGCCTCAAAATACAAGGGCAAGATTAAGTACTACGAAATTTGGAACGAATGGACAAACTCTACGGCGATTAAGCCTAAGCCACCTAAGCCGCCAGCACCAGAGGTTTTTGTTGCGTTGGTGAAAGCAACTGCTGCCGCTGTCAAAAAGGCTGATCCTGATGCGATTATTATGACTGGCTCAGCCAATCCGACGGGAACACGAGATCCTTCTTGGGTAGATAAAATTGTCAAACTAGGTGTTCTCAATTATGTCGATGGTTTATCTATTCATCCATACTCCTATGGTAATGACAGCTATGCTGTACGAGCCCCTGAGGGAAATCTTAGTGTTGTGGATCAATTTGAGGCTAAGCTTGCAAAGGCTGCAGGTCGTTCTGTGCCCATTTATATTACCGAAATAGGAGTGCCAACTTATGAAGGTAAAGGGGGGCTTTCGAAAGATTTGGCTGCGCAGTACATAGTAAAATATACCTTCCTGGCGAAGTCACGCCCATATATTAAAGGGGTGTGGTGGTATGACCTACTCGATGATGGCGATAACCCGAAGATTAATGAGCACCGTTTTGGCTTGTTGACACGTGATGGCCAGCCGAAGCCATCGATGTTGGCCTTCAGTAAGGTGGCTGATATTGCTCGTTCGTATACGGTGGAGAAATATCAAACTCTGCCAGGAGGAAAAATCTCGATTGCGTTGAAGGGAAACAATCAACACGCGATGTTATTTTGGCAAGAGAAACCGATAGCTCAGCCCTCAAACGGAATTTCTTCAACTTTGCGGAGCTTTATCAATAGCAATACGGCTCCGCAGCAGCAAAAGGCTATGCCATTGAAAGAAGTTCAGGGTAACTCAGCAACGCCTGATGGCGATGTTCCTGTGATGATGCGTTCTACGTCCCCGATTAACTCACCTTGGTAA